A region of bacterium CG_4_10_14_0_2_um_filter_33_32 DNA encodes the following proteins:
- a CDS encoding phenylalanine--tRNA ligase subunit alpha, which produces MKEKLEELEKEALKRIGGVVSVPGLETIRVKYLGRKGELTSFLRSLYKFTEAEKKVLGKKANELKSRLEEDIENKKNILLKGSVQGKIEEEWIDVTEPGIKMPLGTLHPVTKLMFEVKDIFKSMGYEIAQGLEVEDDYHSFDALNIPPEHPARDAWDTFYLTNGLLMRPHTSPVQIRVMENRKPPLRVLAPGRVYRYEAEDATHLSVFHQIEGFVVDNNVSFSDLKGTLSSVMKSIFGKDVKLRFRPSFFPFTEPSAEVDISCVMCGGNGCRSCGEDGWLEMLGAGMIHPQVFRNVGYDPEKVSGFAFGMGAERIAMLKYRIDDIREFMKADIRFLEQF; this is translated from the coding sequence ATAAAAGAAAAATTGGAAGAATTAGAAAAAGAAGCCCTAAAGAGGATTGGCGGCGTTGTGTCGGTTCCGGGGTTAGAAACCATTAGGGTTAAATATTTAGGAAGAAAAGGTGAGCTTACTTCTTTTTTACGGTCTCTATATAAATTTACTGAAGCCGAAAAAAAAGTTTTAGGTAAAAAAGCTAACGAGTTAAAAAGTAGGCTAGAGGAAGACATTGAGAACAAAAAAAATATACTTCTTAAAGGATCTGTTCAAGGCAAAATTGAAGAAGAATGGATCGATGTTACAGAGCCGGGGATAAAAATGCCACTAGGCACTCTTCATCCTGTTACAAAGCTTATGTTTGAAGTTAAAGATATTTTTAAATCAATGGGTTATGAAATAGCCCAGGGACTTGAAGTAGAGGATGATTATCATTCTTTTGACGCTCTAAACATTCCCCCCGAACATCCAGCGCGAGACGCTTGGGACACTTTTTATTTAACAAACGGATTATTAATGAGGCCCCATACCTCCCCAGTGCAGATAAGGGTTATGGAAAATAGGAAACCTCCTTTAAGGGTTTTAGCTCCAGGGAGAGTGTATAGGTATGAGGCAGAAGATGCTACCCATCTTTCTGTATTCCACCAGATAGAAGGTTTTGTTGTGGATAATAATGTATCATTTTCTGATCTTAAAGGCACACTTTCTTCTGTTATGAAAAGTATTTTTGGCAAAGATGTAAAGCTACGGTTTAGACCAAGTTTCTTTCCCTTTACAGAGCCAAGTGCTGAAGTTGATATAAGTTGTGTAATGTGTGGAGGGAATGGGTGCAGATCTTGTGGCGAAGATGGTTGGTTAGAGATGCTGGGTGCTGGAATGATTCACCCGCAGGTTTTCAGGAATGTCGGATATGATCCGGAGAAAGTTTCCGGTTTTGCTTTTGGCATGGGGGCTGAGCGAATAGCTATGTTAAAATATCGTATTGATGATATAAGAGAATTCATGAAAGCTGATATTAGATTTTTGGAGCAATTCTAA
- a CDS encoding phenylalanine--tRNA ligase subunit beta, with product MKVSINWLKEFIDFKIPTEQLAERINLSVVEVDEIINFNNSLKGVVVGEIKEIKKHPNADKLSIAKVSIGKKVIQIIFGTLKLKVGDKLPVAVAPVILPTGLEVSKTQIRGIDSEGMIASNKELGLFEYTKSDVNFLNKEIKPGTPIAKALGIDDMVLNLDVLSNRPDLFSHYGVAREIGAILDKDINWPKIDLKEHEGKKINNLLEVEIKDKHLCSRYQARVITDVHVSESPAWLKNRLIVLGVRPINNIVDITNYVMLEMGQPLHAFDHNKLAGTQKKKIIIRKAHAGEEIITLDDKQRKLNKETLVIADQKEPVAIAGVMGGKDTEVEEKTKSIILESANFNWVSIRKTSRSLGLRTEAVIRFEKGLDPKLTEDAIERASQLIAEVAKGKVVSGRIDENYSKESLKKISLDLNRLDKLLGYKVSKDKIKNIFSHLGIEVGSNNKVMEVNVPYYRKDLKEDVDLIEEVARISGYDKIPVTDLSGNISIPSQNEYDLIGDKLRNLLKGLGVIEVYNYTFVGESLLRIFGQNKENHYKLKNPLKPEHIYLRQSLLFSMIEAASFNARNFSEFNIFEISDVFKQGTNKFPNEEKKLSILNYLKDNSFLKLKGILENLFLSLNIENLIFKPSKNQENYWHPQRTADMFVDGVFIGRMGEIHLEIANKFEFKNRISVVEIRIKDMLLKKKEKIFKSFSRFPKIILDIAIVVDEKILEANIRKEIINSAEGLIIDVELFDVYRGSQVEPGKKSLAYHITYQSNERTLTDEEAESIQSKIIGHLLKKFKAKIRG from the coding sequence ATGAAAGTATCAATTAATTGGCTAAAAGAATTTATAGATTTTAAGATTCCTACAGAACAACTGGCAGAGAGAATAAATTTATCAGTTGTTGAAGTAGATGAGATTATCAACTTTAATAATTCATTGAAAGGTGTGGTTGTTGGTGAAATAAAAGAAATTAAAAAACATCCTAACGCCGATAAATTATCAATTGCTAAGGTATCGATTGGCAAAAAAGTTATCCAAATTATTTTTGGTACCTTAAAGTTAAAGGTTGGTGATAAATTACCTGTTGCGGTGGCTCCTGTTATTCTTCCTACGGGTTTAGAAGTAAGTAAAACTCAAATAAGAGGAATTGATTCTGAAGGTATGATTGCTTCAAACAAAGAATTAGGGCTTTTTGAATATACAAAAAGTGATGTTAATTTCCTAAATAAGGAAATTAAGCCCGGTACTCCTATTGCAAAAGCGTTAGGTATCGATGATATGGTTTTAAATCTTGATGTTTTATCAAACAGACCGGATTTATTTTCTCATTACGGCGTGGCTAGGGAAATAGGAGCAATTTTAGATAAAGATATTAATTGGCCCAAAATAGATTTAAAGGAGCATGAAGGAAAAAAGATAAACAATCTACTGGAAGTAGAAATTAAGGATAAGCATCTTTGTTCCAGATATCAGGCAAGGGTTATAACAGATGTTCATGTTTCAGAATCTCCCGCGTGGTTAAAAAATAGACTAATTGTTTTAGGAGTAAGACCAATAAATAATATTGTTGATATTACTAATTACGTAATGCTTGAGATGGGACAACCTCTGCATGCTTTTGACCATAATAAACTAGCCGGTACCCAAAAAAAGAAAATTATCATCAGGAAAGCTCATGCCGGCGAAGAAATTATTACTCTAGACGATAAACAGCGGAAGCTTAATAAAGAAACTTTGGTGATTGCTGATCAGAAAGAACCTGTTGCCATAGCCGGAGTTATGGGCGGTAAAGATACGGAAGTAGAGGAAAAAACAAAATCTATAATTTTAGAATCAGCTAATTTTAACTGGGTATCGATAAGAAAAACCTCGCGAAGCTTGGGGCTAAGAACAGAGGCGGTTATTCGTTTTGAAAAGGGCTTGGATCCAAAGCTAACGGAAGACGCGATAGAAAGAGCATCACAGTTAATAGCAGAGGTTGCCAAGGGCAAGGTTGTATCCGGTAGGATTGATGAAAACTACTCCAAGGAATCGCTAAAAAAGATTAGCCTAGACTTAAATCGACTTGATAAATTATTAGGCTATAAAGTCTCGAAAGACAAAATAAAGAATATTTTTTCTCATTTAGGGATAGAAGTTGGTTCAAATAATAAAGTAATGGAAGTTAATGTTCCTTATTACCGCAAGGATTTAAAAGAAGACGTTGACTTGATTGAAGAAGTAGCTAGAATTTCCGGCTACGACAAGATTCCTGTAACTGATCTTTCCGGGAATATTTCGATACCTTCCCAAAATGAATATGATTTAATAGGAGATAAATTACGAAATTTACTCAAGGGCTTAGGTGTGATAGAAGTGTACAATTATACTTTTGTCGGTGAGAGTCTCTTGAGGATCTTTGGCCAAAATAAAGAGAATCATTATAAATTAAAGAACCCTCTAAAGCCCGAGCATATATATTTAAGGCAGAGCCTGTTATTTTCAATGATTGAAGCTGCTTCGTTCAATGCCAGAAATTTTTCTGAATTTAATATTTTTGAAATCTCGGATGTCTTTAAGCAGGGAACGAACAAATTTCCGAACGAGGAAAAAAAACTAAGCATATTAAACTATTTAAAAGATAATTCATTTCTTAAATTGAAAGGAATTTTAGAGAATTTATTCCTTAGTTTAAATATAGAAAATTTGATCTTTAAACCGTCTAAGAATCAAGAAAATTATTGGCATCCGCAAAGAACAGCCGATATGTTTGTAGACGGGGTTTTTATTGGAAGAATGGGGGAGATTCATTTGGAGATTGCTAATAAATTCGAGTTTAAGAATAGAATTTCTGTAGTAGAGATTAGGATAAAGGATATGCTTTTAAAGAAAAAAGAAAAAATATTTAAATCATTTTCAAGATTTCCGAAAATAATTTTAGATATCGCTATTGTTGTTGATGAAAAAATATTGGAGGCAAATATAAGAAAAGAAATTATTAACTCTGCTGAGGGTTTAATAATTGACGTTGAATTATTCGATGTTTACAGAGGTTCTCAGGTAGAGCCGGGTAAAAAAAGTCTCGCTTATCATATTACCTATCAATCCAATGAGAGGACTTTAACCGATGAAGAAGCCGAATCGATTCAATCTAAGATTATCGGACATTTGTTGAAAAAATTTAAAGCTAAAATAAGGGGATAA
- a CDS encoding glucose-6-phosphate isomerase — protein sequence MDLEKISGLPIREEQNKLVSDRMNIPEVDIRTIDQAQEVLLRKVDNPEELYYMYRATIKDTDKEAFSDKDLRYDITVIPSFMVGDEFNKTVGHYHPNVFGTEVTYPEIYEVLQGRAHYLLQRVDYEKDPQEVLDPILIEAKVGDKVIIPPGYGHVTINPWPETLIMSNISASNFKSIYEPYAKAVGAIYYETAGGKWVKNNNYKDDFSLRKYHTYNYPGFNISFDKPMYEDYTDNPSNYEFLAKPQDYSKEFEEYLNNLS from the coding sequence ATGGATTTAGAAAAAATAAGTGGCTTACCCATCCGAGAAGAGCAAAATAAATTAGTTTCAGATCGTATGAATATACCGGAAGTAGATATAAGAACCATAGATCAAGCCCAAGAGGTTCTTTTAAGGAAAGTTGATAATCCCGAAGAGCTTTACTATATGTATAGAGCAACCATTAAAGATACTGATAAAGAAGCATTTAGCGATAAAGATCTTAGATATGATATTACCGTTATCCCATCATTTATGGTAGGTGATGAATTTAATAAAACGGTTGGGCATTATCACCCAAATGTTTTTGGTACAGAAGTGACTTACCCTGAAATTTACGAAGTATTACAGGGAAGGGCTCATTATCTGCTTCAGAGAGTTGATTACGAAAAAGATCCACAGGAAGTTCTAGATCCGATATTGATTGAAGCTAAGGTAGGGGATAAGGTGATTATTCCGCCAGGATATGGTCATGTAACCATCAACCCATGGCCAGAAACGCTTATTATGTCTAATATCTCAGCTTCTAATTTTAAGAGTATCTATGAGCCTTATGCTAAGGCTGTAGGAGCAATCTATTACGAGACTGCAGGCGGAAAATGGGTGAAGAATAATAATTATAAAGACGATTTTTCTTTAAGGAAATATCATACTTATAACTATCCTGGTTTTAACATATCTTTTGATAAGCCGATGTATGAAGATTATACGGATAATCCTTCAAATTATGAATTTTTAGCTAAACCCCAGGATTATTCTAAAGAATTTGAAGAATATCTTAATAATCTATCCTAG